CAAGCTGGCCACTGCACAACAATATAGCAATTATTGAATCATGGTATGTAATATTCGCCCTAGGTCGTATTGTGATGCCTCTGACTCCGAATTTTTCACAGAACGTGCAGTACAACTCTGCCTTGAGGCAGAGTAAATCGATCCGCAGCGAGCTCGACACGCTGAATGCCAAAGGGTCTCCGACTCCAGGTGAGATTGGCAATGTATCGGCGTCGGTGTCATCGTTCACGAAGATTATCGACGAATATCACCGCCTTGCACGCCAAGAAATCGTTCccaagaaacaagaagaagcttTCGAGCGCGTCAAACGATTTCGAGAGGATCTTTCCGATTTCCGGTCCCAAATTGACGGACTGAAGAAATCCAGAGACGAGGCCCAATACCAGAACAACGGAAGAGAGCTACTAGGAAGAAGGCCCTACAATGCCACCCCTGAGAACCCATACGCAGGCACACCAACAAACACGAACTCTTCCTTTCACCCTCGACATACGTCGACGGCAGGCGCGCCCTTAACGACGGGATCTGGAGACGAGACCCGCGAGGCACATGCTTTCCGGGAGCAAGCCTTCTTCCAGCAGACGCACTCTGCCCTAGATGATTACATTGCGAGAGGTCAGGCTGTACTCGGCAATCTCGGTGAGCAGAGGGAGAGGCTCAAGAATACGCAGAAGAGACTATACAGTGTCGGGACCACGTTGGGCATCAGCGGAGACACCATTCGCATGGTAGAAAAACGAGCGCGGGAAGATAAATGGCTATTCTTGGGCGGAGTCGTCGTTTTCTTCGCATTTTGCTGGCTAGTGTTGCACTACCTACGGTGATGGAATGCGCAGCAGCACGTGGTATCCAACAGGGAACATAAGCATGGCGTCTTGGGGTCATTGGGTTGGCGAGCAATTAAAGTCTTGCTTTAGGACTtgatttttttctctttttgctGCTTATATTTTTTGTCAacctttctcttcttttccttttttttttcctttttcctcCTACTTTTGAACCCTCCAGCCTTTCacgcctcctcttctccctcgACTGGGCGCAGTGCAACAGTGAACAGTACATCTTTCGTGGTATGAACTTCGACACACTTAGTGTGAGGCAGCACGTGATTACTGGTGCTGAGTCTTCCGCCTATTTTCGACTCCCAGTCAGTTACATCCCACTCCAAACCCTTGGTGGTAACCCGACTTGGCTCCTGCAAGGGGATAATCCCAACGTGCTTCCCAAAcacctcatcctcgccatcttcCTTGACATGAATCATGTGCGTCCCGGATTTCAGTAAAAATGTCAAACTCGACCCAGATAAGAGATATATCCGGCCATTAGCGTACGCAGGGTCTGTCTGGTACAGGTACAGGTGGTGGAGCTGGCTGAGGCCCTGGTCAACACGGCCGCCAATACCACCAAGTGCGACGATGTCAAGAGCACTTGGCTGGGTTTTCCGAATCCATGTGATGGCCTTTCCAAAATCAGACGACTCCTGGTCGGTGTCATGGATGACCTGCGCTGGGGTCGGTTGTGAGGAGTAGAAGTCTCTCACTGAGGAGCAGAGGGAGTCGAGGTCCCCAATGATGGCTTGCAGATTTGACTGGGGAGGTAGTTAGAATCACAATAGGCTCTTATCCGTCGTAGAGCTATGAATTTACATACAAACTTCCCTTGAAAGGAGGAAAGCTGATGGAGCCGGTTGGCACCGCCATCGGCAGCGACTCTCACAGATGCTTTGATGTTCCGATTAGTGAGATGGACGAAACTCCCCGTCAAAGCTAATCGCAACTAACAGGTCGAACATCACTAGCACATACAGTTCTTCCAGAGTCTGCGTAGAATAGCTCCATTCTTCAGAGGCTGGTTGAGGACCAGCAGCGCAAAATCCTGGAGACCGGCGTTATCTtcgaggagcttggcggGGTGCCACTCGAACTGGGCGGTAGACATTTCGagcttcaacaccaagctTGGTACCACAGGAGGCTGCCTTGGATATGCGAACAAGCGGCCCGCTAGTTCTTCGAGATGAATAGAAATTCAATGGTTCTGCAGGCAGTGGCGATTGTGGCCGGCAGCTGGCCAAAGTCAGGTGCGTGATGCGTGGTTGATGTACGTCTCCCTAGATTAGGTTCGGAGGTGGAGCTGCGTGAACTGAATTGCCGTTTTAGGTGCAGACATTCCTCCAGCGGCGAGATGTGAATGTCACCTTCGAATTCCCAAAGCCACGCAACTGTCTGTCTCTGGACACCAAAAGGTGACAATCGCCGCTTGACGTACAAGGGCACCCTAGGAAATCTTGCAGCGTCACAGCCATGTGGCAGCTGCACGTTCTGAGATCCATGTACCCCCAGTGCTGAGTGAGTGACTTCGGCATTCAACCGTCTCTCGGCTAAACACCGGCCAGCTCCAACTGTGGCCGTGTTGCGCAGGGGACTTGGCCGCAAACACTGGCGTTTAGGCCACTCAGTGTTCGCCGTTCTGCCTTGGCGCCCGGGCTCCACGGATAGACGGGAGACGGAGCGCTGACCAATCGAGCCAGCGCTGACGATGTTTTTTTGATGCTCGATTCCAGTCCTGTCGTCAGTTTTCTTCGACGCTTTTCAACTTTGTCGCAGCATTCGACAGCATGTATCGGGCTACAGTGCGGACTGCCTCACGACAGGCCTTGAGGAGCCTTCGCTCCCAGCCGTTTCAGAGCGCTCCCCGTCGATTTGCATCAACATCGACCCCTGCGTACAAGCCGCGAACGTGGAAGGGCTCTGCCGTGAGATGGGGTCTTGCGCTCGGCGCTGTGTACTATTACAACACAGGTTCCGTCTTTGCCGATGAAGCTACCAGTATGTCCAAGCAGCCAATACCGCGTATTACACTCGGGTCTAATTCTTTGTGTCTAGTCCAATCAATAGCAGCCCCTTCTGCCTTTACCGAGTCAGATGTGCCAACCGTCGATTCCGTTATTGAACAGAAGCGCAAGCAACTCAAGCCCACACCTGAGGAGCAGGCAAAGCCCATTGAAAAGCAGAATTCGACCCCGGAGACGCAGCCTAAGACCGAATCACAAAACACCGTCGTTGCCGCTGGATCACCAGAGGCTCTCGAGGAagaggctggccaagaaggcgCATTCAACCCTGAAACAGGTGAAATCAACTGGGACTGCCCATGTCTCGGGGGGATGGCACACGGCCCCTGTGGCGAGGAATTCAAGACCGCTTTCAGCTGCTTCGTCTACTCAACCGAAGAGCCCAAGGGCATGGACTGTATCGAGAAATTCCAGTACGTGGTTTTCAGAGGTGTTGATGGTTCAAGTAATGAGTGGGTACTAACTTCTTCACCTATAGGGGAATGCAGGACTGCTTCAAGAAGTACCCTGATATTTACGGCGCCGAGCTGTCCGACGATGGCGAAGAGGCTGCCGATGACCTCCAGCAGGCCCCGCGCGGCGAGCCACAAGAGAGTCTTGCTGCAATTGCCACCAAGGACAGCAGTCCCGAGACAGACAATCTACCTGGCGTCAAGCCATTAGAGAATAACGGTGTCCCCAAGAAATGGGAAGACGCCACCGACGCAGACAAGGAGGACGCCAAACTTGAGCAGCCCAGCGTGTTGGCtgaagaggaaaagaaggagaagaagagcgaaGAAAAGCAAGATTAAAGCTGCTCCCAGATCACTTGTAAAGCAAAGGCATGGGACAACTAGGCGTTTACAACTGTGGAAGGCATAATATGTACCATTTGACATGACTGCATGTCTGTATTATAAAAATGTACGAGACGAAAGAGATACATACTACGGGCCATGGAAATATAGACGGTTCATATATCTATCTACACTCCATGCGAAATTTCATGGTTGTCCGCAACACGGTCACCGCAGGGCCACTCATTCCCGACACTTGATTCTCGTCACGGAGCTGGTAGGCCAAAACAAGGTGTACATCCGTAGCCACGCAATTACAACGCACCGCGGTGCTGGTTTTACATAGCATTACTGATTGGAGTGGAAACTAGAGCAGAGACTAGCAGTAGGACTCATTGACCGTCAAGAACCAACGCCAAGAAACCACACGCAAAAAAAAGTGTAACCTGGTATCATGACCAAACACCACCCCCAAAATCAGGACGAgccattcttcttgcccttgtacAAGTACCGCCCAAAAACAGCCTCAACGGCACCCACGCCGGCCAGTATTCCAACACCGACACCGGCATTCTTCCAGGTCAGGTTGCCCTTCTCGTAGAGGCCCCAGGCGCGATAGCCCAGGTAGGAGCTCacgccaacaacagcagcgacATTCGTGATGACCAGGGCTCCGGCGCTGCCGTCGGACAGGCTCGAAAACTGCCTGACGAGCCACGAGTCGGTGTCGCGTGCCTTTTTCCCCGCCTTCTTCCTGGCCtgctcggccttggccttggccgcttcGACGTCGCGCTCCAGCCGCCCGGCCTGGGTTTCCGTCTGGACGTCCTGCTCGAGGAAGTCGGAGGGCACGGTGCGCACGCTAgggacgtcgacgtcgatgaGGGAGGCTGTGGAGGCGGACTCGGTGGTGACGACCTCGGCGGGTCGGGGGGCGGCAGCCTGTGGTTATCGCGAGGTGTCAGGCAGTCGTTGAGATGATTTGGCGTGTGGTTCATGGTGAAGCACGGGGCAGAGGGGTTGGGACTGCGTTACTTACGTCCTCGGGGGACTGCTTGGGGCCACTGGCGGCTACGTCGGCGTAAGACACTGAGGATGACCGGTTTAGCTTGTATTACTTTGGGATTGACTGCAcgtgcatgtgcatgtgcatgaGTAGCAACTCACTGTTTGTGTATGTGTAGGAGGGACGTAAGATGGGGTTTGTAGAGCGATTGAtcgagatggtggttgtCAGAGAATGGTCAGAAGGGAGACGGAAGATAAGACGGAAGATGAGAAGAGGGTGGTGGGCAGATCAATGGCTTCATGTGATGCAGGCcgggccaggccaggccaggaGCTTTGAAACCTGCGGTGCCCTGTTGACGTCTCTGTGCCGATGTATGACGTACTTTcatggcaccaccagcctGGCCCACTTGCAGCGTCAACGGTTGCTAGCAGGTCGGAGGGGGTCGAGGAAATGGTCCATATTACTTTACGATGGCATTCCACGCTTCCACTTTCACTCGTCATTTAAAAAGACCCAAGATGGATAAGGGTGCATATTTTCTTACTCAATTTTCATGAGCAGCCTCTAGAATTCCTGTGGATTACCCGCGTCTCCTGCTTCCCTTGCTTTCATGAAAGAGTGTATGCTCCACTTTGCAGCCCGTTTCTTTTGTGAGAATCGAGATCAGATCAGACTGCCCAGAACCGGCCATTAGCCACTCAACTCGTAACCATCTTGAGAGAAATTTCGCCGACCCTGTGCGCGAGATGATATTAAGAGCATGTTCAATTAATGGATATCTGCAAGGACAAGGTAATAAATGACATGTGCGAGTAAGTACAACATTGTTCATTACCTCCTTACATTACCCTAAACTGCCTTTGAAGATGCGAAAAGGTCAATTACACCATGTCTGACATAACATCATTACGCAGCCAAATGGATGACGACCAGGTCACCGGCCTGGAGACCAGCACGTAAACCTGGTATACCAGTCGCTCTCCTACCAAAAGAAAACCGACTGCAATAGCCGAATTATCGTTCGCCAACACGAGCTGCCTGACCCCTGAGAGTAAAATGCAAACAAAGCTCTCCCCCCAACTTGAAAAAACAAATGCACCCCAAGAACCCCTTGCTTTAATTCAACCATCAATCCAATCCTAACGCCTCATCAACGGGTATCACTTATCTAAACAAGCTCCTATCTGCCACTCCTGCCAGGGGTATCAATCCCACCAAAATCACCCGTGTCTCATGCATTCGGCATCCAGAAAACGGGCTTTGTCGCCGAAGCCCTCTCATGAATCGGCAGTATTACCGCATTTTCCGGAACGTCTCATCAAGTTTCTTTATCCAGTGTTGTTTCACGCACCAGGGCATTTTGCAATACACCAGTGCTCTGCTCTCATCAACCAAAACCGTTTCCGCAACTCGTATTTGAAGGTCCATGTCCTCGCCTGCAAAATCCTTGAAGAACTGCTCCAGAGCTAGTTCGCACCATCGCGAGCTGCTTAAACAGGTTGACAATCCGTTTGGCTGCGAGTCTGCGGCTGTCGTCTGAGGAGTTGCCAGGGTCACTGGCGGTGGGAGCTGCACAGCAGTAGGCGAGTCGGACGATGAAGCATGGTGAAGGCAGTTGCTCGAAGTCGACGTGACAACAGGCACAGGGTCACCGTGTATAGAGGTTCGTCGTTTCTTCTCGGGCGACGGGGCGTCTGCCATGGCATTGCCCGACTTGGCGGcagaaggcggcggcgttgcACCAAACGCGCCTTCAGTTTGAGGAGCGGGCATCACCCGTTTCTTCGCGT
The DNA window shown above is from Metarhizium brunneum chromosome 1, complete sequence and carries:
- the BOS1 gene encoding Protein transport protein translates to MNVQYNSALRQSKSIRSELDTLNAKGSPTPGEIGNVSASVSSFTKIIDEYHRLARQEIVPKKQEEAFERVKRFREDLSDFRSQIDGLKKSRDEAQYQNNGRELLGRRPYNATPENPYAGTPTNTNSSFHPRHTSTAGAPLTTGSGDETREAHAFREQAFFQQTHSALDDYIARGQAVLGNLGEQRERLKNTQKRLYSVGTTLGISGDTIRMVEKRAREDKWLFLGGVVVFFAFCWLVLHYLR
- the TPK3 gene encoding Thiamine pyrophosphokinase 3, whose amino-acid sequence is MSTAQFEWHPAKLLEDNAGLQDFALLVLNQPLKNGAILRRLWKNSSVRVAADGGANRLHQLSSFQGKFSNLQAIIGDLDSLCSSVRDFYSSQPTPAQVIHDTDQESSDFGKAITWIRKTQPSALDIVALGGIGGRVDQGLSQLHHLYLYQTDPAYANGRIYLLSGSSLTFLLKSGTHMIHVKEDGEDEVFGKHVGIIPLQEPSRVTTKGLEWDVTDWESKIGGRLSTSNHVLPHTKCVEVHTTKDVLFTVALRPVEGEEEA
- the MIA40 gene encoding Mitochondrial intermembrane space import and assembly protein 40 encodes the protein MYRATVRTASRQALRSLRSQPFQSAPRRFASTSTPAYKPRTWKGSAVRWGLALGAVYYYNTGSVFADEATIQSIAAPSAFTESDVPTVDSVIEQKRKQLKPTPEEQAKPIEKQNSTPETQPKTESQNTVVAAGSPEALEEEAGQEGAFNPETGEINWDCPCLGGMAHGPCGEEFKTAFSCFVYSTEEPKGMDCIEKFQGMQDCFKKYPDIYGAELSDDGEEAADDLQQAPRGEPQESLAAIATKDSSPETDNLPGVKPLENNGVPKKWEDATDADKEDAKLEQPSVLAEEEKKEKKSEEKQD